The genomic segment GAGGCCCCGTTATTCCTGGCATTTCCGCTTCTTCTTTCCCACTTCAAACCACATGCATATAGAAAAACTTAAACAGATGGCCCGGAACATCACCGGTGAAAAACGACTCAATGACTTTGTGCAGATTGCCGGTGTGGGTGCTGCCCTGGAAACAGCAGATGGAAACATTTATACCGGTATCAGCATTGACACAGCCTGCTCGATGGGCTTTTGCGCGGAACATAGCGCTATTGCCGAAATGCTGAAGCACGGTGAATATAAGATCAAAGCAATAGTTGCCGTAAACGATA from the Niabella agricola genome contains:
- a CDS encoding cytidine deaminase family protein, which produces MARNITGEKRLNDFVQIAGVGAALETADGNIYTGISIDTACSMGFCAEHSAIAEMLKHGEYKIKAIVAVNDNGQAIPPCGRCRELISQLSSSNLHTIIEVKDGIRVPLSELLPYDWKEPSGPVW